Genomic window (Desulfatiglans sp.):
ATCCATGCCTTTAAGCACATTATTTACAAACACGTGGAGCAGCATATCATCCCATTCATGGGAAGAGCCTATGGATGATAAACGATTAAGCAGATCAAGTACTGTAGCCCCTTCATCAAACTCCATGATCACCTCATGGCCATCCTGGAAGCTTTCAAGGAATTCCTCTGTGGCGCCAACAGCGAAGCTTGATTTTAGTTTTATTTTTATTTTTTGATCCGCCATATTTGTATATCTTTTGATTTGAGAGGATTGCCAGCTCGGTAGATGGGCACGGTGCGCCGTGCCCCTACGTTTGGAATCGATTGAGAATAAAATGCTTTAAATTTATCTGTAGGGGCACGAGGCATCGTGCCCTTGCCTGCATCATAACCCCGACAAAGATTATTCCGGTAAATCCTTTGGAACCTCCCAGTCTATCATATGCTGCATCCAGGGCGCCCTGTTAACAAACACATCATGTGCAAGGGGAACCGGCGGATGGGACATCCATTTCGGGTCAAACTCATTCTTAACCTTGAGCATGAATGTATGATAATTTGGGCCATACTTCGGCCCTGTAAGGTACAATGGCTGATGAGGGCCAAGCAAAGAGGTATAAAACCTCTCTTTTATATTCATCTTGGATGTATCAAGATAAAACTGGTCAACACCATCAGTATTATCATCCTGATCCCAGTATACAAGGAACTCCGAGTAACCCTGATGCCCCATCTCAAAGCTCTGGAACCATCCCGGATCGCCATAATCAGGCATAAGGGGCGGGGTGTATCTCTTTTTAACATCTGCGTATGATTCACCATGTTCTGTTGCCTGTGACATGGTTTCTATAACATAATCAACAGAGACATAACCTCCGCACATGAGCCACATGCCTGCTGAGTCTGCATTCTTTATCCATGATTCATCAGAGGGCTTGGTTCGCCTTGCAATGCCACCAACCTCCTGCATAATATCCATGAGCACGTTTTCATCGTATGCCATCTGCTCTTCTGAGGTGTAGCCAATCAGAAGCACCCTTACGATAAAAAAGTTTGAGATACTCTCCTCATTTTCCTTTCCCCATATATCCCAGAACTCCTCCTTGCACTCTGCCTTGGCAATGGCCCTCCAGAAGAGGGGCACCTTTGTTACTGCGCCTGCTATCTCGGCGTGTCCGATATTCTTCATGGCTGTTACCTGTGCCTCTTTGTTGGGTACCGTGAAGTTGATCCATTTAACCCGCTTTTCAGGCAGTTCCAGTGCGGTATTGGGTGAAATACCGGTCGGTACAAGCCTTTCAGGCTGGAAGGGCAGTGTCTTTATTGCCATCCTTGTAACAATACCAAGGCAGCCTCTCAACCCTGTATAACCGCGCAAAAGCCCCCTCAGGTCAGGGCCGGGGCTTTCACCCCAGAATGGGTCTTCACCCTGGGCAAGTGAACCTAACCTTAATATCTCCCCATCCGGCAGTACAACCTCGGTGCCCAGGATACGCCTGTGAGGGAGACCGATCCTGTGGCTAAGAGGAGACCAGCCATCACCAATAAGGTTTGCTATTGCTGAGGCCTGCGCACCACCGCCCCCTATTACCACGTATGCCCCATGCTTCATGCACTCTTCCTGTATGGGTGAATAGATTACACCGGGGCCTACCTCCACATAGAAATGCTTTTCATCCAGAATAAAATCATCCATCCTTTTTAGATCAATCAAAAGTGCATCTTCAACATGGGGATGTGATTTTGGCCCGTAAAAACCTGTGCTGTATGGCACATATGGCACATCATTCCGGTAGCATACCTTTACTATCTTTTGCACCTCTTCGGTTGTTTTGGGCATGATAATGCAGCCCGGTATGGTCGTCATTACACGCTCATAACCGAGCCCGTTTTCATAACCGCCCGGGCCGCTCCTGTAACTCTCACAGACTACAGGGTCACTGGATATATAATCCTTACCAACTATTGTTTCGAGAACAGTATATATTTCATTTGCTATAGCCATATTAAACCTCCTGACCTTCTATGGCCGCACAGATTACTTCAGATATATCAAGAATCTGTACCTTTTCACCCTGCGCATCAACAGCGCGGGAAAAATTGTTTTTGCACCAGGGGCATGCAGAGACAAGTGTCTCAGCTCCGGTATCCTTTACCTCTTCAAGCCTCTGGTCAGCGGCCCAGGATGAAAATTCCGGAAATGCCTCTTCTGTGCCCCTTCCAGCGCCGCAGCAGAAGGTGTTTTCTCTTGTTCTTGGCATCTCTACAAACTCTACACCAGGTATGGCTTTTAGGATATCCCTTGGTTCACTATACAGGCCTGATGTACCCCTTCGTCT
Coding sequences:
- a CDS encoding MoaD/ThiS family protein; this translates as MADQKIKIKLKSSFAVGATEEFLESFQDGHEVIMEFDEGATVLDLLNRLSSIGSSHEWDDMLLHVFVNNVLKGMDYVLQDTDEINLHLPISGG
- a CDS encoding FAD-binding oxidoreductase, which produces MAIANEIYTVLETIVGKDYISSDPVVCESYRSGPGGYENGLGYERVMTTIPGCIIMPKTTEEVQKIVKVCYRNDVPYVPYSTGFYGPKSHPHVEDALLIDLKRMDDFILDEKHFYVEVGPGVIYSPIQEECMKHGAYVVIGGGGAQASAIANLIGDGWSPLSHRIGLPHRRILGTEVVLPDGEILRLGSLAQGEDPFWGESPGPDLRGLLRGYTGLRGCLGIVTRMAIKTLPFQPERLVPTGISPNTALELPEKRVKWINFTVPNKEAQVTAMKNIGHAEIAGAVTKVPLFWRAIAKAECKEEFWDIWGKENEESISNFFIVRVLLIGYTSEEQMAYDENVLMDIMQEVGGIARRTKPSDESWIKNADSAGMWLMCGGYVSVDYVIETMSQATEHGESYADVKKRYTPPLMPDYGDPGWFQSFEMGHQGYSEFLVYWDQDDNTDGVDQFYLDTSKMNIKERFYTSLLGPHQPLYLTGPKYGPNYHTFMLKVKNEFDPKWMSHPPVPLAHDVFVNRAPWMQHMIDWEVPKDLPE